In Planctomycetaceae bacterium, a genomic segment contains:
- a CDS encoding glycosyltransferase family 2 protein: MRRRSRWHYGGPAGRERRKSSALNLGLHYATAEIVVTVDADSMLSETAIYELLQPLKDPKVAAVSATVLAWNPFDNLCSLLQAYEYRQTIFISRMARGRMGMLAIVSGAFGAFRTSVLKQLGGWDVGPGEDGDLTLRIRKAGYEVGVAPYANCFTNVPTSWIRLFWQRCRWDRTVITFECRKHEDMGYPWRNNFRWSNCLMMMERWFFNVICVYTFWLYGVWLLLAYPGSCMKLIPLLYCCGICIELIQMMVLLYYSDRLKQDLLLAAVLPFYPLYQVFMKAVNVFALTREIFIRDSGRNNFVPVRVRNATWRW; encoded by the coding sequence ATGCGCCGCAGGTCGAGATGGCATTACGGTGGTCCGGCGGGAAGAGAGAGGAGGAAATCGTCTGCGCTGAATCTGGGACTGCATTATGCCACCGCCGAAATCGTTGTCACAGTCGATGCCGACTCAATGCTTTCTGAGACGGCAATTTACGAATTACTTCAACCTCTGAAAGATCCAAAGGTCGCTGCCGTTTCCGCAACCGTTCTCGCCTGGAATCCCTTTGACAATTTGTGCTCGCTTCTACAGGCCTACGAGTATCGGCAAACAATCTTCATCAGCCGTATGGCGCGCGGAAGAATGGGGATGCTGGCAATCGTCTCGGGAGCATTCGGAGCATTTCGCACAAGCGTCCTCAAACAACTGGGTGGATGGGACGTTGGCCCCGGGGAAGATGGCGACCTGACACTTCGCATCCGGAAAGCGGGATACGAAGTTGGTGTCGCCCCCTACGCAAACTGTTTCACGAATGTGCCGACATCCTGGATTCGGTTGTTCTGGCAGCGTTGCCGATGGGATCGCACCGTCATCACATTTGAGTGCCGCAAACATGAAGACATGGGATATCCATGGCGCAATAACTTTCGATGGTCGAACTGCCTGATGATGATGGAACGGTGGTTCTTTAACGTCATCTGCGTGTACACATTCTGGTTGTACGGCGTTTGGTTATTACTGGCCTACCCCGGAAGCTGCATGAAACTGATTCCATTGCTCTACTGCTGTGGAATCTGCATCGAACTCATTCAGATGATGGTTCTCCTGTATTACTCCGACCGTCTGAAGCAGGATCTGTTGCTGGCAGCCGTATTGCCCTTCTACCCGCTCTATCAGGTCTTCATGAAAGCGGTGAACGTTTTCGCACTCACGCGGGAAATTTTTATCCGGGACTCAGGACGAAATAATTTCGTTCCTGTTCGCGTCCGCAATGCCACCTGGCGATGGTAG
- the rsfS gene encoding ribosome silencing factor: protein MTTDPETHPEGTDEASPLDNSPNAAANDFVDAESVRQEAASRPKELYEASLANACAAGRIADELRGQNILVLDMTKLTSIVDFFVIATATSKRQMHAIADEVNRKLKREDGNTRISIEGYRTEGNWVLADYGDVVLHVFTPEGRLLYRLEQLWADAVPIDWQTGKPTQASSESDS, encoded by the coding sequence ATGACGACCGATCCGGAAACACACCCTGAGGGAACTGACGAAGCGAGTCCACTCGATAACTCGCCCAACGCAGCCGCCAACGACTTCGTCGATGCAGAATCTGTACGCCAGGAAGCGGCGTCGCGGCCCAAAGAGTTGTACGAAGCCAGCCTGGCCAACGCCTGTGCCGCCGGACGGATAGCTGATGAGTTGCGAGGTCAGAATATTCTGGTACTTGATATGACAAAGTTGACATCTATCGTCGACTTCTTTGTCATTGCAACCGCCACGAGCAAGCGCCAGATGCACGCCATCGCGGATGAGGTCAATCGTAAACTGAAGCGCGAAGACGGTAACACACGCATCAGTATCGAGGGTTACCGGACCGAAGGAAACTGGGTACTGGCGGACTACGGCGATGTTGTCCTGCACGTCTTCACACCAGAAGGACGGTTGCTCTATCGTCTTGAGCAATTGTGGGCCGACGCCGTCCCCATTGACTGGCAGACAGGTAAACCAACTCAGGCCTCGTCCGAATCGGATTCATGA
- a CDS encoding serine hydrolase, which translates to MGDCEFEKLCICLIKKCAAVAHSSFRQVVWNAIFCGILVSAFESASAEKLDLAILGGQVVDGTGAPWYRADVGIRGGKIVKIGRINREDATEVIEASGLVVAPGFIDMMGQTASPMMEDSKSAINLLSQGITTINAGEGSSAAPLGEVEAARKGYSTMAEYFGLIESAGLPVNVVQTVGHTQVRRIVLGDVERRPTDDELSQMKALVREGMEAGAIGLSTALIYPPAVYAETEEIAALVSVAGEFGGRYYTHMRNEGDQLLEAIDEALEIGEVGNAAVHIFHLKAAGRQNWGKMPLAIARINAARAAGQQVTADIYPYVNNGLGIAALIHPRHFSEGHDTLRNRLGDAELRAAIRNEMETTDGWENWFRHAGKDWARIVIGRTNAAEYDGLDGLSVSEIASAKGEDPWDTFFSLVRAGAFALPETMTDANKIAAMQQPFVSFCTDVGPAGGNRIASHPRAFGSFPRMLSKYVRDLGAIPLERAIAQASAAAANNILAFDRGRIATGLAADVVVFDYSGLRDHADFVNPQALSTGIRHVIVNGEAVLKDGVQTDARPGRVLRGPGYQMKDLALHRNDTRSNLQFAGFDQHIDSFIEEHRVPGVSVAVARHGKIEFARGYGFADVATKEPVTTKSLFRIASISKPVTAVAVLQLVEQGKLALEDKVFEVLDYESDITSAGSAFDRRLRDITIRHLLQHRGGWDRGQSFDAMFKSVEFAKQTGVAPPADQAAVIKAMFSYPLDFDPGERYAYSNFGYCLLGRVIEVRTGLTYEEYVKEHVLKPIGVTSMRIGATRLRDRAANEVRYYQPGTGKSVFAADLDQETPWPYGAWFLEAMDSHGGWIASASDVAAFASSFDNVEACPILGEDSIRTMYSRPDGLAGFDKDGKPADVYYSMGWQNRVVGTDKVNHWHTGSLSGTATIVIRRHDGLTLVALMNTRVSPKAGHLGREIDATLHRAANEIRWPVD; encoded by the coding sequence ATGGGCGACTGTGAATTTGAAAAGCTGTGCATTTGCCTGATCAAAAAGTGTGCGGCGGTTGCTCATTCGTCCTTCCGTCAGGTCGTTTGGAACGCCATCTTCTGTGGTATTCTGGTATCCGCTTTTGAATCTGCATCGGCGGAGAAACTGGATCTGGCCATTCTGGGCGGGCAGGTCGTTGACGGGACCGGAGCACCCTGGTACCGCGCCGATGTTGGAATTCGAGGCGGGAAGATCGTAAAGATCGGGCGCATTAATCGGGAAGATGCAACGGAGGTCATTGAAGCAAGCGGGCTTGTCGTGGCACCGGGCTTCATTGACATGATGGGGCAGACCGCGTCGCCGATGATGGAAGATTCCAAATCGGCAATCAATCTGTTGTCGCAGGGAATAACAACAATTAACGCCGGGGAAGGTTCATCTGCTGCCCCTTTAGGTGAAGTTGAGGCGGCAAGAAAAGGGTATTCCACGATGGCGGAGTACTTTGGACTGATTGAGTCAGCAGGACTGCCCGTGAATGTTGTGCAAACGGTTGGCCATACTCAGGTGCGGCGAATTGTTCTGGGCGATGTCGAACGTCGTCCAACGGACGATGAATTGAGTCAGATGAAAGCTTTGGTCCGGGAAGGGATGGAGGCGGGGGCGATCGGCCTTTCTACAGCATTGATTTACCCGCCCGCGGTTTATGCGGAGACGGAAGAGATTGCTGCGTTGGTGTCTGTTGCCGGTGAGTTTGGAGGGCGCTACTACACCCACATGCGGAATGAAGGGGATCAGCTGCTGGAGGCGATTGATGAAGCTCTGGAAATCGGTGAGGTTGGTAATGCTGCCGTCCATATTTTCCATCTGAAAGCTGCTGGTCGTCAGAACTGGGGCAAGATGCCGCTGGCGATTGCCCGCATCAATGCGGCACGCGCTGCCGGGCAGCAAGTCACCGCTGACATCTACCCTTATGTGAATAACGGGCTGGGCATAGCGGCCCTGATTCACCCTCGCCACTTTTCTGAAGGTCATGATACGCTGCGAAATCGACTTGGAGATGCGGAGTTGAGAGCTGCCATCCGCAACGAAATGGAAACAACAGACGGATGGGAAAACTGGTTTCGACATGCTGGAAAGGACTGGGCCAGGATTGTCATTGGTCGCACAAATGCGGCTGAGTACGATGGTCTGGATGGATTAAGTGTCAGTGAGATCGCATCGGCTAAAGGCGAAGATCCCTGGGATACGTTCTTCAGTCTCGTTCGCGCTGGGGCGTTCGCACTGCCGGAAACCATGACGGATGCGAATAAAATTGCTGCCATGCAGCAACCGTTCGTTTCATTCTGCACCGACGTCGGACCTGCAGGAGGAAATCGGATTGCCTCACATCCGAGAGCCTTCGGGTCGTTTCCAAGGATGCTGAGCAAGTATGTTCGAGACCTGGGTGCGATCCCTTTGGAACGCGCGATTGCTCAGGCAAGTGCCGCGGCGGCCAACAATATTCTTGCGTTCGACCGAGGCCGAATTGCGACGGGTCTTGCGGCTGACGTCGTTGTTTTTGACTATTCCGGACTCAGGGATCATGCTGATTTCGTGAATCCGCAGGCGCTTTCGACAGGTATTCGGCATGTCATCGTGAATGGTGAGGCTGTCCTGAAAGATGGTGTGCAGACGGATGCCCGGCCAGGCAGAGTTTTGCGAGGGCCTGGCTATCAGATGAAGGACCTGGCTCTTCATCGAAACGATACGCGTTCTAATCTCCAGTTTGCGGGCTTTGACCAGCACATCGATTCATTTATTGAAGAACACCGCGTTCCCGGCGTGTCCGTCGCTGTCGCTCGTCACGGGAAAATTGAGTTTGCGCGTGGCTACGGATTCGCTGACGTTGCAACGAAAGAACCGGTGACAACGAAGAGTTTGTTTCGAATTGCCAGCATTTCGAAGCCAGTCACTGCCGTCGCCGTGCTGCAGTTAGTGGAGCAGGGAAAGCTGGCTCTGGAGGACAAAGTCTTTGAAGTATTGGACTACGAGTCTGACATTACTTCTGCGGGAAGTGCGTTCGATCGCCGTCTGAGAGACATCACAATCAGGCACTTGCTGCAGCATCGTGGAGGATGGGATCGTGGCCAGTCATTCGATGCCATGTTTAAGTCGGTTGAATTCGCGAAACAGACCGGCGTTGCACCTCCTGCCGACCAGGCCGCCGTTATCAAGGCGATGTTTTCGTATCCACTCGATTTTGATCCTGGTGAGCGATATGCGTATTCGAACTTCGGCTACTGTTTACTGGGGCGTGTGATTGAAGTCAGGACCGGGCTGACCTATGAAGAATATGTGAAAGAGCACGTATTGAAACCGATTGGCGTGACCTCCATGAGAATCGGGGCAACCAGACTCCGTGACCGGGCCGCAAACGAGGTGCGTTATTATCAGCCTGGCACTGGAAAGTCTGTGTTTGCAGCTGATCTCGATCAGGAGACTCCCTGGCCGTATGGGGCATGGTTTCTTGAAGCGATGGATTCACATGGCGGATGGATTGCGTCTGCGTCAGATGTGGCGGCCTTTGCTTCGTCGTTTGATAACGTCGAAGCGTGTCCAATTCTCGGAGAAGACAGCATCCGTACGATGTATTCAAGACCTGATGGACTTGCCGGATTTGACAAGGATGGCAAGCCGGCAGACGTTTACTATTCAATGGGGTGGCAGAACCGTGTGGTGGGAACAGACAAAGTTAATCATTGGCACACGGGATCACTGTCTGGTACGGCCACGATCGTGATTCGGCGGCATGATGGTCTGACACTAGTTGCGTTGATGAACACACGCGTCAGCCCAAAGGCTGGCCATCTCGGGCGCGAAATTGACGCAACTTTGCATCGCGCAGCGAATGAAATTCGGTGGCCTGTTGACTGA
- a CDS encoding NADPH:quinone reductase yields MKAAYINQTGPASVIRIGDLPEPRIQAGQVLVRVESVSVNPIDIYIRSGAVKAELPDPYIIGCDLCGVIEAVGEGTSRFKVGDRVWGSNQGLSGRQGTSAEFCAVEEKWLYPLPTNVNAATAAAGALVGITAHLGLFLHAGLTSGEVLFVNGGTGGVGSSVVQFAKAAGATVITTAGSAHKAEECLSIGADHVIQYQTENVAARLADITQTTGPINVWFETLRNPSLDLAVSCMAKRGRIILMAGRDARPEFPVGPFYVKDLRMMGFAMFNASPEEQQLAAMEINQWMSAGKFIPRISRILSLSRAADAHELQEANTLHGAGTLAGKIVLNITDEQ; encoded by the coding sequence TTGAAAGCCGCATACATTAATCAAACTGGACCGGCCTCTGTCATCCGGATTGGAGACTTACCAGAACCCCGGATTCAGGCAGGACAGGTATTGGTCCGCGTTGAAAGTGTCTCTGTCAATCCAATCGATATTTACATTCGAAGCGGAGCAGTCAAAGCAGAATTGCCCGATCCATATATCATCGGATGCGATCTTTGCGGCGTCATCGAAGCCGTCGGCGAAGGGACTTCCCGGTTCAAAGTGGGTGATCGAGTCTGGGGCAGCAATCAGGGATTATCCGGCCGACAAGGAACATCCGCCGAATTCTGCGCGGTGGAAGAAAAATGGCTGTATCCCCTGCCCACAAATGTGAATGCAGCCACCGCAGCAGCCGGTGCGCTGGTCGGAATTACTGCACATTTGGGACTGTTTCTTCATGCCGGTTTGACAAGCGGTGAAGTCCTTTTTGTCAACGGCGGAACCGGGGGAGTCGGATCATCGGTCGTGCAGTTTGCCAAAGCTGCAGGTGCAACGGTAATTACCACCGCGGGTTCCGCTCATAAAGCTGAGGAGTGTCTGTCCATCGGCGCCGACCACGTGATTCAGTATCAAACAGAGAATGTCGCTGCGCGGCTGGCGGATATCACGCAGACAACGGGACCAATCAACGTTTGGTTCGAAACACTAAGGAACCCATCGCTGGATCTGGCCGTCTCATGCATGGCCAAAAGAGGACGCATCATTCTGATGGCCGGACGCGATGCCCGACCGGAATTCCCCGTCGGCCCGTTCTATGTCAAAGACCTGAGAATGATGGGGTTCGCCATGTTTAATGCGTCACCCGAAGAACAGCAACTGGCCGCCATGGAGATCAATCAATGGATGTCCGCAGGCAAATTTATTCCGCGAATCAGTCGAATCCTGAGCCTCAGTCGCGCGGCAGACGCGCATGAGTTGCAGGAAGCGAATACGCTGCACGGCGCGGGCACGCTCGCTGGCAAAATCGTTCTGAACATTACAGACGAACAATGA
- a CDS encoding peptidoglycan recognition family protein has translation MTTKNQGVAIPSYSICPEGFIHSRSWTALKWTAVLLLTTLAGIQAVSASDGGTEADWKPSVSSAQWNYIVIHHSATTSGSVESIHENHRRRRDAMGNPWLGIGYHFVIGNGNGMPDGHIAPTFRWQEQIHGAHSGNAEFNMRGIGICLIGHFEENQPTALQLSSAKRLIKTLSIRYNIGGSQIVGHSAVRATSCPGKLFPMQEMRESAARKNHG, from the coding sequence ATGACAACCAAAAATCAGGGCGTCGCAATCCCTTCATATTCTATCTGCCCTGAGGGTTTCATTCACAGCCGCAGTTGGACGGCCCTCAAATGGACGGCCGTACTTCTGCTCACGACGCTGGCCGGAATTCAGGCTGTGTCCGCTTCAGACGGTGGGACGGAAGCGGACTGGAAACCATCTGTTAGCTCGGCCCAATGGAATTACATTGTCATTCATCATTCTGCAACGACGTCAGGTTCAGTGGAGTCCATTCATGAAAACCACCGACGCCGCAGGGACGCGATGGGAAACCCATGGCTCGGCATCGGGTACCACTTTGTCATCGGAAACGGAAATGGAATGCCGGATGGCCACATCGCTCCCACGTTTCGCTGGCAGGAACAGATACACGGAGCCCATTCGGGAAATGCAGAATTCAACATGCGTGGAATCGGAATTTGCCTGATTGGTCACTTTGAGGAAAACCAGCCAACCGCTCTGCAGCTTTCGTCAGCAAAGCGGCTGATTAAGACATTGAGTATCCGCTACAACATCGGCGGATCACAGATCGTTGGACACTCCGCAGTCCGAGCAACCTCCTGTCCGGGGAAACTATTTCCGATGCAGGAAATGCGAGAATCTGCGGCCAGGAAGAATCACGGATGA
- a CDS encoding SpoVG family protein: MEITEVRIKLVTDLDDRLRAFCSVTFDSEFVVRDLKIIEGQRGHFVAMPSRKLMEKCNRCSAKNDVKARHCSHCGTRLPETSHHRQDGAKPRLFADIAHPINAQCRDRIETAVLAAFEEERELAARPGYVCRYDDFDDSVRGAHQNSKVN; the protein is encoded by the coding sequence GTGGAAATTACTGAGGTACGCATAAAGCTGGTCACTGATCTCGACGATCGTTTGCGTGCATTCTGCTCCGTGACCTTCGACTCAGAATTCGTGGTTCGCGACCTCAAAATCATTGAGGGGCAGCGCGGGCATTTTGTGGCGATGCCAAGCCGGAAGTTGATGGAGAAATGTAACCGTTGTTCAGCAAAGAACGACGTGAAGGCACGTCATTGTTCCCACTGTGGGACGCGCCTCCCCGAAACAAGTCACCACAGGCAGGACGGCGCAAAGCCTCGTCTTTTTGCTGACATCGCCCATCCGATCAACGCTCAATGCCGCGATCGAATTGAAACAGCAGTGCTGGCCGCCTTCGAAGAAGAAAGAGAACTGGCGGCCAGGCCAGGCTATGTTTGTCGCTACGATGATTTTGATGATTCCGTCCGCGGTGCCCATCAAAACTCAAAGGTAAATTGA
- a CDS encoding DUF2760 domain-containing protein, translating into MGRFSLAWRILTNAAFSDNVTQLLSAAPTTKPTAEIPEKPAIPVPPKPARSEAISLLAALQREGRFLDFLQEPLEQYTDAQVGAAVRDIHRDCKAVLERQFALRPVVQENEGEKVDLGANPDPGMYKLSGSISEQGVTRGTLVHHGWVATRCEVPVWNGSPETSSIVAPAEIELDRV; encoded by the coding sequence ATGGGTAGATTCTCACTTGCATGGCGCATCCTTACAAATGCGGCCTTTTCTGATAACGTAACACAGCTGCTCTCAGCAGCTCCGACAACGAAACCGACCGCTGAAATACCAGAAAAACCAGCGATTCCGGTGCCTCCGAAACCCGCTCGCAGTGAAGCAATCTCGCTTTTGGCTGCGTTACAGCGAGAAGGCCGATTCCTGGATTTCCTGCAGGAACCACTCGAACAGTATACTGACGCGCAGGTAGGCGCAGCTGTTCGTGACATTCATCGAGACTGCAAGGCAGTTCTCGAACGTCAGTTCGCTCTGCGACCAGTTGTTCAGGAAAATGAGGGTGAAAAAGTTGATCTCGGAGCAAACCCTGATCCCGGTATGTACAAATTGAGTGGATCCATCAGCGAACAGGGTGTGACAAGAGGAACGCTTGTCCATCATGGTTGGGTTGCCACAAGATGTGAAGTGCCCGTCTGGAATGGCTCTCCGGAAACATCCAGCATTGTTGCCCCCGCCGAAATCGAACTCGATCGCGTCTAA
- a CDS encoding Hsp70 family protein: MTSEFAIGIDLGTTNCVLAYTPLDSEDSGTRLLPFPQVTAPQTTEARTSLPSFLYLATQPEAEHKAFSLPWSDSSTFAVGAVARDLSAQFPDRTVAAAKSWLCHSKVDRHQALLPWNAPADVPKISPVVAAQRYLEHIVSSWNQQFPGQRLAAQKVVLTVPASFDASARELTREAAVAAGLPKDLVLLEEPQAAMYAWLNSVGDKWRKQVSLGDRILVCDIGGGTTDLTLVEVAEEEGDLQLRRIAVGSHLLVGGDNMDLALAFRVAALFAEKGVNLDPWQSISLWHSCRNAKEALLASDGPETHTISIPGRSSRLIGGLVSVEVSRKEAAELLLAGFFPSCQMTDKPVRQRTSGFQEIGLPYESDTAVTRHMAAFLQQHCADSPVTHIIFNGGVFKSEQLRSAIVNQLHSWFPKRPPHVIEGSEDLDNAVSRGACFFGWSRANGGIRIRGGTARSYYVGIETAGLAIPGAPRPLKALCVVPHGMEEGTEIDVPSGAIGLIVGEPARFRFFSSATRCADAPGNQLDRWNADEMTETDSMEATLPADPDSPDEYIPVRFQSRITELGILELWCVNDETGRQWKLEFSVRDDAESTTASSGELTEVSRSSNGS, from the coding sequence ATGACCAGTGAATTTGCAATTGGAATTGACCTTGGAACCACGAATTGTGTGCTCGCCTATACACCTCTGGATTCAGAGGACTCCGGCACTCGTTTGCTTCCGTTTCCGCAAGTGACAGCACCGCAAACGACTGAAGCGAGGACGTCGTTGCCTTCGTTTCTTTATCTCGCGACACAGCCAGAAGCGGAACACAAGGCATTTTCGTTGCCATGGTCTGACTCCTCGACCTTCGCAGTGGGAGCGGTTGCCAGGGATCTATCGGCGCAGTTTCCTGATCGCACCGTAGCGGCAGCAAAGTCGTGGCTATGCCACAGCAAGGTAGACCGGCATCAGGCGTTGCTTCCGTGGAACGCACCTGCTGACGTTCCCAAAATCTCACCGGTGGTGGCTGCCCAGCGTTATCTCGAACATATTGTCTCGTCCTGGAACCAGCAGTTTCCCGGGCAACGGCTGGCAGCCCAGAAGGTTGTCCTGACTGTTCCGGCATCTTTCGATGCCAGTGCAAGAGAATTAACTCGCGAAGCAGCCGTCGCGGCCGGGCTCCCTAAAGACCTGGTTCTGCTCGAAGAACCACAGGCAGCCATGTACGCATGGCTGAATTCTGTTGGGGACAAGTGGAGGAAGCAGGTTTCTCTGGGAGACCGTATCCTTGTCTGCGATATCGGTGGAGGCACAACGGACCTGACACTGGTTGAAGTAGCGGAAGAAGAAGGGGATCTTCAGCTCAGGAGGATTGCCGTCGGGAGCCACCTGCTTGTTGGTGGCGACAACATGGATCTCGCACTTGCGTTCCGGGTCGCAGCATTGTTTGCCGAGAAGGGAGTCAACCTTGACCCATGGCAGTCCATTTCACTCTGGCACTCATGCCGAAATGCCAAGGAAGCACTTCTTGCATCAGATGGCCCGGAGACCCACACGATATCGATTCCCGGGCGAAGCAGCCGACTCATCGGGGGCCTGGTTTCTGTTGAGGTCTCTCGAAAAGAAGCAGCAGAACTGCTGCTGGCCGGCTTTTTTCCGTCGTGCCAGATGACGGATAAGCCTGTCCGACAACGGACATCAGGATTCCAGGAGATCGGACTGCCTTACGAATCAGACACGGCCGTCACGCGCCACATGGCTGCGTTTCTGCAACAACACTGTGCTGACAGTCCCGTCACGCACATCATCTTCAACGGTGGCGTTTTCAAGTCAGAACAACTTCGATCCGCGATCGTTAATCAACTGCATTCCTGGTTTCCCAAACGACCGCCGCACGTCATTGAAGGATCAGAGGACCTTGACAACGCAGTCAGTCGTGGAGCCTGTTTTTTTGGGTGGAGCCGGGCGAACGGTGGTATTCGAATCCGCGGTGGGACGGCTCGCTCCTACTACGTTGGTATTGAGACGGCAGGACTCGCGATCCCCGGAGCACCACGACCGCTGAAAGCCCTCTGCGTCGTCCCCCACGGAATGGAAGAGGGAACGGAAATTGATGTTCCATCGGGGGCCATTGGATTGATCGTGGGCGAACCAGCTCGGTTCCGTTTTTTCAGTTCGGCCACCCGATGTGCGGATGCACCGGGCAATCAGCTGGATCGATGGAACGCGGATGAAATGACAGAGACCGACTCCATGGAAGCTACCCTGCCAGCCGACCCGGATTCGCCGGATGAGTATATCCCCGTCCGTTTTCAGTCGAGGATTACCGAACTGGGTATCCTTGAACTCTGGTGCGTGAATGACGAAACAGGCCGGCAATGGAAACTGGAATTCAGCGTGCGAGACGACGCAGAATCCACTACGGCCTCATCCGGTGAACTCACGGAAGTATCTCGATCATCCAACGGTTCGTGA